Below is a genomic region from Bacillus mycoides.
TCTTGATAACAGTCTAAACATTGATTTTAATGCGGTTGCAAATGGAGAGAAAAAAGTGATGGTAGCGGCATATAAGCAAATATTTTATACCGTAAGTGCTGAACTACCTAACAATCCATCCGATCTTTTTGATAATAGTGTTACTTTTGGTGAGTTAACTCGTAAAGGTGTAAGTAATTCGGCTCCACCTGTTATGGTCTCAAATGTAGCTTATGGTAGAACTGTTTATGTAAAATTAGAAACAACATCTAAGAGCAAAGATGTACAAGCTGCTTTTAAAGCCTTACTTAAGAATAACAGCGTCGAAACGAATGGACAGTACAAAGATATTTTTGAAGAAAGTACCTTTACTGCTGTAGTATTAGGCGGAGATGCGAAAGAGCATAACAAGGTTGTTACTAAAGATTTCAATGAAATCCGAAATATCATTAAAGATAATGCTGAATTAAGTCTTAAAAATCCAGCATACCCAATTTCATATACAAGTACTTTTTTAAAAGATAATGCAACTGCTGCTGTTCATAACAATACAGATTATATCGAGACGACAACTACAGAATATTCAAGTGCTAAAATGACACTGGATCATTACGGTGCTTACGTTGCGCAATTTGATGTATCTTGGGATGAATTCACATTTGATCAAAATGGTAAAGAAGTACTAACACATAAAACATGGGATGGTAGCGGCAAAGACAAAACGGCTCATTACTCTACAGTTATCCCTCTTCCACCAAATTCAAAAAATATAAAAATCGTAGCAAGAGAATGTACTGGTCTTGCATGGGAATGGTGGAGAACAATTATTAATGAACAAAATGTTCCATTAACAAATGAAATAAAGGTTTCAATTGGAGGAACAACATTATACCCAACTGCTAATATTAATCATAATTAAAGG
It encodes:
- the alo gene encoding anthrolysin O/cereolysin O family cholesterol-dependent cytolysin Alo yields the protein MIFLNIKKNTKRRKFLACLLVSLCTINYSSISFAETQVGNATDVTKNASGIDTGIANLKYNNQEVLAVNGDKVESFVPKESINSNGKFVVVEREKKSLTTSPVDISIIDSVVNRTYPGAVQLANKAFADNQPSLLVAKRKPLNISIDLPGMRKENTITVQNPTYGNVAGAVDDLVSTWNEKYSKTHTLPARMQYTESMVYSKSQIASALNVNAKYLDNSLNIDFNAVANGEKKVMVAAYKQIFYTVSAELPNNPSDLFDNSVTFGELTRKGVSNSAPPVMVSNVAYGRTVYVKLETTSKSKDVQAAFKALLKNNSVETNGQYKDIFEESTFTAVVLGGDAKEHNKVVTKDFNEIRNIIKDNAELSLKNPAYPISYTSTFLKDNATAAVHNNTDYIETTTTEYSSAKMTLDHYGAYVAQFDVSWDEFTFDQNGKEVLTHKTWDGSGKDKTAHYSTVIPLPPNSKNIKIVARECTGLAWEWWRTIINEQNVPLTNEIKVSIGGTTLYPTANINHN